The Cyprinus carpio isolate SPL01 chromosome A19, ASM1834038v1, whole genome shotgun sequence genome has a segment encoding these proteins:
- the LOC122148757 gene encoding uncharacterized protein LOC122148757 has product MKNIIFFCVLWFGYMQIPTSDASISIQGSSDLLRVQKGESIIMKCNMRNRYEIAWYHLRANRFNLLISAQTDITGRKFLTTYNLFQTRLKIAADTWITRATLEISGVTESDSGLYFCGTRSNTTEMHFDRPIRLEIEGQHAEDLSTELPKEADNTDEVTLMERVLMFGGAGLAAFVFFLATVIAGGLLHYHGWQKGWSAANHAGPADQKLPR; this is encoded by the exons atgaaaaatataattttcttctgTGTACTTTGGTTTGGATATATGCAAATCCCAACCAGTG ATGCATCTATATCAATACAAGGATCTTCTGATCTGCTGAGAGTTCAGAAGGGAGAAAGCATCATTATGAAATGCAACATGAGAAACCGATATGAAATCGCCTGGTATCACCTCAGAGCTAACCGATTCAATCTGTTGATTTCTGCACAGACTGACATAACAGGGAGAAAATTTCTGACCACCTACAATCTATTCCAAACTCGTCTGAAAATCGCTGCAGACACATGGATCACCAGAGCCACGCTAGAGATTTCTGGAGTAACAGAGTCAGATTCAGGtctttatttctgtggaacaagatctaa cactacagAGATGCACTTCGATCGACCCATCAGACTAGAGATCGAGGGTCAACATGCCGAGGATCTGAGTACCG AACTGCCAAAAGAAGCTGACAACACAG atGAGGTGACGCTGATGGAGCGTGTGCTTATGTTTGGTGGTGCTGGACTTGCTGCGTTTGTGTTTTTTCTGGCTACAGTCATTGCAGGAGGACTCCTTCACTATCACGGTTGGCAGAAAGGATGGAGCGCAGCCAATCATGCTGGTCCTGCTGATCAAAAATTACCTAGATGA
- the LOC109086768 gene encoding uncharacterized protein LOC109086768 codes for MSVSALPEWKQLLLERKRREEEERERREREEEERLACMPAWKRGIIQRRRAKQDEEREREKERDTPDILSINEDIITEQTDSKPTHHLQTEQTGYKLQKQISKDTISPIQQNPFIRSENSFRRDNRGKEVIRDGENEGKKAANNRGRERNRETEKEIWRERDGEMWVEKMGSKSEGRERDRSIGREIREADTGTSLYSPVIGLRTIQAHNIIIIEKDKNVKEKLDKREKEVREDQKRMRMDLREFLAGGGSVTEISASEAETGGIPERGSRCLEKEGIWSSMQLMSRTVMQRAKRVLNHKEMGATECSGRVSQLLSKFGEHPKPPVRSKSTECFKNRARYSTGDLYVEEEQSTEEIEMSLMLRGVPKRSFSFSDRVVCQQDNRDCKQKTDFKVVERSYSDRRVKTGVSDQSGSEPKVARRWGRLKYDEVMHKKRQNKRNKSVCGETEEWTSSLDGREDFTLASVKIPEGAAFVRQVPIKQDGTESSSEREIKKVREENEREKMIDKEIHRQEESETLLWQRSTDYQTEPKTESEKRWNQEEGTVAVSKQSLGIYISPSYDSTIDFPTDSQCLCDITSSADFSCLTMSDYAGQRQPSGQAVLTQHTEDLLSKIRKVQLDGELKSAGYMFSHGDNESISGDMINQDQKEHQRYQSLPKQASEELHFTSQLPQQTVTLGQSKLCTQEGVTIPRTVFYGVDISSERRRVSLPAGDKLDGGEVERRESWKAWRPLTQVESLKEGICQQEKKRQKNREDGNEEGSREEGGTVREQEETTLQTLRLFDVIQDVDMAKSNPQLPVPVSLLLLQSTSTERVVGEIARDASESDICPREAERDAQRHVEECGTCIAWKTQDIDEREREEELLEEEYLPPFSPSPPLSDSLDAMSRIYNLKTVGSRTAVCISERTADMPPHSGPQGKYNPIRQAPSPDILPETAKLWNHGRDGNKTQAMESAGVQMVQQRVERLQLREQEAGCGYPNDKMAQPSMESCPLVEPEIKATEGQKKPDILRETQKSQMPTSPSFSQAQQNAQRQPPKQVRSFTINSRSTESTENSQKPPEQSSPSPTSPCTASPSSSPSALLFSIRSASGRPGKRGTTITITPRRPAGAASSGGIPTGTPAVPKAATQGHISTPAPSSTKEAGKKRYPTAEEIEVIGGYQKLERSCLVKSKGTLKAVKVCFDDTQLERVCEYPSEGCAVASLPYSPHPGPEDGGMEEGWRGGEQEAEGQEEDEEEESAAFVSRRGMNECAARARFIKMNPVNDFPNNKPGHPLDFQFFTFAGGVSNDKLFINWF; via the exons ATGTCTGTATCTGCTCTACCGGAATGGAAGCAGCTGCTACTGGAGCGAAAGcgaagagaggaggaggagagagagagacgagagagggaggaagaggagcgGTTGGCCTGCATGCCGGCTTGGAAGCGAGGGATCATCCAGAGAAGGAGGGCGAAGCAAGAtgaggaaagagagagggagaaagagagagacactcCAGATATCCTGAGCATTAATGAGGACATCATCACAGAGCAGACGGATAGTAAACCCACACATCACCTCCAGACTGAGCAGACTGGGTATAAATTGCAAAAACAGATATCCAAAGACACCATCAGCCCCATTCAACAGAACCCCTTCATCCGTTCTGAGAACAGCTTTAGGAGAGATAACAGAGGGAAGGAGGTGATTAGAGATGGAGAGAATGAGGGTAAAAAGGCCGCCAATaatagagggagagaaagaaatagGGAAACAGAGAAGGAGATCTGGAGAGAACGAGATGGAGAGATGTGGGTCGAGAAGATGGGAAGTAAAAGTGAGGGAAGAGAGCGAGACAGAAGCATTGGGAGAGAAATCAGAGAGGCAGACACTGGCACATCTTTATATTCTCCGGTCATAGGTCTTCGCACGATCCAGGCACACAACATTATCATTATTGAGAAAGACAAAAATGTCAAGGAAAAACTGGATAAGAGAGAAAAGGAGGTCAGGGAGGATCAGAAAAGGATGAGGATGGATTTGAGGGAGTTTCTAGCTGGCGGAGGAAGCGTGACGGAAATTAGTGCTTCAGaa GCTGAGACTGGAGGGATACCAGAGAGAGGGAGCAGATGTTTAGAGAAAGAGGGGATATGGTCCTCCATGCAACTAATGTCAAGGACGGTCATGCAAAGAGCCAAGAGAGTCCTGAACCACAAGGAAATGGGAGCTACAGAATGTAGTGGTCGGGTCAGTCAGCTGCTTAGTAAGTTTGGTGAACACCCAAAACCTCCAGTACGCTCCAAGAGCACGGAGTGCTTCAAGAACCGGGCCAGATACAGCACAGGAGACCTGTATGTGGAGGAGGAACAGAGTACAGAGGAGATTGAAATGAGTCTGATGCTCAGGGGTGTTCCCAAACGCTCCTTTAGCTTCTCCGACCGCGTGGTTTGCCAACAGGATAACAGAGATTGTAAGCAAAAGACAGATTTTAAGGTGGTGGAGAGGTCGTACTCCGACCGCAGGGTCAAAACAGGGGTCTCTGACCAATCAGGAAGTGAACCAAAGGTCGCCAGGCGATGGGGTCGACTCAAATATGATGAGGTGATGCATAAAAAGAGACAAAATAAGAGGAATAAATCTGTTTGTGGAGAGACAGAGGAATGGACTTCAAGTTTAGACGGAAGAGAAGACTTCACTCTGGCCTCTGTCAAAATCCCTGAAGGTGCCGCGTTTGTGCGACAAGTTCCTATCAAACAAGATGGGACGGAGAGCAGCTCAGAAAGAGAGATTAAGAAAGTGAGAgaggagaatgagagagagaaaatgataGATAAAGAGATACACAGGCAAGAGGAGAGTGAGACGCTTTTATGGCAGAGATCAACAGATTACCAAACTGAGCCCAAAACAGAATCTGAAAAGAGATGGAATCAAGAGGAGGGAACTGTTGCAGTTTCAAAACAATCCCTTGGCATATATATATCACCCTCGTATGACAGTACTATAGATTTCCCAACAGACAGTCAGTGCCTATGTGACATTACTTCCTCTGCGGATTTCAGTTGCCTAACTATGTCTGACTATGCTGGACAAAGGCAACCCTCTGGCCAAGCAGTCCTTACCCAACACACAGAAGATTTGCTCAGTAAAATAAGAAAAGTCCAGTTAGACGGAGAACTCAAGAGTGCAGGGTATATGTTTTCACATGGAGACAATGAAAGTATTTCTGGTGATATGATTAACCAAGATCAAAAAGAGCATCAACGTTATCAAAGCCTTCCAAAACAAGCCTCTGAGGAACTACATTTTACCTCACAACTCCCACAACAAACTGTTACACTGGGTCAGAGCAAACTCTGCACCCAAGAGGGAGTCACCATCCCCAGGACTGTATTTTATGGAGTCGATATATCATCTGAAAGAAGGAGGGTGAGTCTCCCTGCTGGGGATAAACTAGATGGAGGAGAagtagagaggagagagagctgGAAGGCTTGGCGACCTCTGACCCAAGTGGAGTCTCTGAAAGAGGGAATTTGtcagcaagaaaagaaaagacagaaaaataggGAGGATGGCAACGAAGAGGGCAGCAGAGAAGAAGGAGGAACTGTGAGAGAACAGGAAGAAACCACATTACAGACTCTCAGACTGTTTGACGTCATACAGGACGTTGACATGGCAAAGTCAAACCCTCAACTTCCTGTTCCTGTTTCTCTGTTGCTCTTGCAGTCAACTTCGACAGAAAGAGTAGTTGGGGAGATCGCCAGAGACGCTTCAGAGAGCGATATCTGCCCCAGGGAAGCAGAGAGAGATGCACAACGCCATGTAGAGGAGTGTGGAACGTGCATTGCTTGGAAAACACAGGACATAGacgaaagagaaagagaggaagagttGTTAGAGGAAGAGTATCTTCCTCCTTTTTCTCCCTCCCCACCACTTTCGGACTCGTTGGACGCCATGAGCCGGATCTATAACCTCAAGACGGTGGGGTCCAGGACTGCAGTGTGTATCAGTGAAAGGACAGCTGATATGCCCCCACACAGCGGACCTCAGGGCAAATACAACCCCATCAGACAAGCACCATCACCAGACATCCTGCCAGAAACTGCCAAGCTGTGGAATCATGGGAGggacggtaacaaaactcaggcGATGGAGTCGGCAGGTGTTCAGATGGTACAGCAGCGTGTGGAACGACTACAGCTGAGGGAACAGGAAGCAGGATGTGGTTACCCCAATGACAAAATGGCACAGCCCTCCATGGAGAGTTGTCCACTTGTAGAGCCAGAGATCAAGGCAACCGAAGGCCAGAAGAAACCAGACATACTAAGAGAGACACAGAAATCCCAAATGCCTACAAGTCCCAGCTTTTCACAAGCCCAACAGAATGCCCAAAGACAACCCCCTAAACAGGTCAGGTCATTCACAATCAACTCCCGGAGCACTGAATCAACAGAAAACTCACAGAAACCTCCAGAACAAAGCTCTCCATCGCCAACCTCTCCCTGTACCGCATCCCCCTCTTCGTCTCCATCTGCGCTTCTCTTTTCCATTAGGAGTGCCTCAGGTAGACCAGGTAAGAGAGGAACTACCATCACAATCACCCCCAGAAGACCTGCTGGGGCAGCCTCGTCTGGTGGCATCCCAACAGGGACCCCTGCAGTGCCCAAAGCAGCCACCCAGGGCCATATATCTACCCCTGCTCCCAGCAGCACCAAGGAGGCAGGGAAGAAGAGGTATCCTACAGCAGAAGAGATTGAAGTGATTGGAGGGTACCAGAAGCTTGAACGGTCATGCTTGGTAAAAAGCAAAGGGACACTGAAAGCG GTGAAGGTGTGTTTCGATGACACCCAGCTGGAGAGAGTTTGTGAGTACCCTTCAGAAGGTTGTGCGGTAGCATCCCTCCCTTACTCTCCTCATCCGGGGCCGGAGGACGGCGGGATGGAAGAGGGGTGGCGTGGGGGGGAGCAGGAGGCCGAGGGacaggaggaagatgaggaggaggagagcgCAGCGTTTGTGTCTCGTAGAGGCATGAATGAATGCGCAGCAAGGGCTCGATTCATAAAA atgAATCCTGTAAACGACTTTCCAAATAACAAACCAGGGCATCCTTTAGATTTTCAATTCTTTACATTTGCAGGAGGTGTAAGTAATGATAAACTTTTTATAAattggttttaa